Proteins encoded by one window of Macaca mulatta isolate MMU2019108-1 chromosome 10, T2T-MMU8v2.0, whole genome shotgun sequence:
- the WFDC10B gene encoding protein WFDC10B yields the protein MASQSLLPVLVFCVLLLQAQGGYYDKMRMQRIKVCEKRPSIDLCIHHCSYFQKCEANNICCSAFCGNVCMSIL from the exons ATGGCATCCCAGTCTCTGCTGCCTGTCCTGGTTTTCTGTGTGCTGCTGCTTCAGGCCCAGGGAGGATACTATGACAAGATGAGGATGCAGA GAATCAAGGTCTGTGAGAAGCGACCCAGCATAGATCTATGCATCCACCACTGTTCATATTTCCAAAAGTGTGAAGCAAATAACATATGCTGTTCAGCCTTCTGTGGGAACGTTTGCATGAGCATCCTGTGA
- the WFDC13 gene encoding WAP four-disulfide core domain protein 13 isoform X1: protein MKPVLPLQFLVVFCLALQLVPGSPKERVLKYILEPPPCISAPENCTQLCTMQEDCQKGFQCCSSFCGIVCSSDTLQKRKRYKPKGSEVIMPTN, encoded by the exons ATGAAGCCTGTGCTGCCTCTCCAGTTCCTGGTGGTGTTCTGCCTAGCACTGCAGCTGGTGCCTGGGAGTCCCAAGGAGCGTGTTCTGA AGTATATCTTGGAACCTCCACCCTGCATATCAGCGCCTGAAAACTGTACTCAACTGTGTACAATGCAGGAAGATTGCCAGAAAGGATTTCAGTGCTGTTCATCCTTCTGTGGGATAGTCTGTTCATCAGATACACTTCAAAAGCGCAAGAG ATACAAACCCAAGGGCTCAGAAGTCATCATGCCTACCAACTGA